A single genomic interval of Daucus carota subsp. sativus chromosome 1, DH1 v3.0, whole genome shotgun sequence harbors:
- the LOC108226469 gene encoding uncharacterized protein LOC108226469, which translates to MEELQLNLKETLAENEDCSDISLRLQDENDIDDMMKWATDDKVSKFCSWSTYTSRQEAIDYMANTVAPHPWWRAICVNNRAIGSISVTPFQGNDVCRGELGYVLASSYWGRGIVTRAVKMVVQMVFAEWPHLERLEALVDVDNVGSQKVMEKAGFMREGVLRKYVVLKGRTRDMVIFSILSSEITQSSRKPV; encoded by the coding sequence ATGGAGGAGCTTCAGCTGAACTTAAAAGAAACACTAGCAGAAAATGAGGACTGTTCAGACATAAGTCTGAGACTGCAGGACGAGAATGATATAGATGATATGATGAAATGGGCTACAGATGATAAGGTGAGCAAATTCTGTTCATGGTCAACTTACACCTCAAGACAAGAAGCCATAGACTACATGGCCAACACTGTGGCTCCCCATCCCTGGTGGAGAGCCATATGTGTCAACAACCGCGCCATAGGATCCATTTCCGTGACTCCATTCCAAGGGAATGATGTTTGTAGAGGGGAGCTTGGGTATGTTTTAGCTTCCAGCTACTGGGGCAGAGGGATTGTGACCAGGGCTGTCAagatggtggtgcagatggtaTTTGCTGAGTGGCCTCATTTGGAGAGGCTGGAGGCTCTGGTTGATGTGGACAACGTGGGATCGCAGAAGGTGATGGAGAAGGCGGGGTTTATGAGGGAAGGGGTGTTGAGGAAGTATGTTGTTTTGAAGGGCAGGACTAGAGATATGGTGATTTTTAGTATTCTTTCTAGTGAGATCACTCAGAGTTCAAGAAAACCCGTGTAG
- the LOC108225599 gene encoding RINT1-like protein MAG2 isoform X1, producing the protein MISEMILPPASSLSPSVISYLDTKLHTKHDQEASSSLLLELESECNDLDKTLSDLNRILESHLFSYASFSSQFATLLTSVSANLSDLHYSTALSAGDSTLSDGTGRSELPALAKEVARVEAVRVYAETALKFDTLVGDIEDAVSSVVNRNLRKHPSSRNLEKDVRLIAIKALKQAEDILAWLTEERPQWARLVLAVDHRVDRALATLRPQAIADHRSLLVSLGWPPSISSSSTIDTDKKNSAAISNPLFSMQGELKSQYCESFLALCSLQELQIQRKSRQLEGHNLEVALCQPLWTIEELVNSLFIASQRHFSKWVDKPEFIFALVYKITRDYVDTMDDLLQPLVDEAMLLGYSCREEWISAMVSSLSTYLAKEIFPVYVGQLEEDVVTGIQSQARISWLNLIDLMISFDKRVHSLIVQSGILVSLQEDGNMQKLTSLQVFCDRPDWLELWAEIELNEVLDKLKLEVEDERGWSMDVQGAAVLFGAEEYKSPAISGAFLDRLSSLIDRCWSIPRISLRSRFVRVAGAPVIHKFLDSVSLRCQEAEGLTALTDDAALIKVTRSVNAVRYLETVLKEWCEDVFFLEMGLKQAESSGISFAENSFNEGSMGDIGCGILGEEIRKLEEFRVEWIEMLSTVVLRGFDARCRDYIKNRKQWQERSEEGLVVSRLLVDALDYLQGKVSVLEGSLNKMDFVGVWRSLASGVDKLIFSGILFSNAKFYDGGTERFGNDLTVLFGVFGAWCLRPEGFFPKISEGLRLLKMEKNQLQGSLAGGEVWLKENGIRHLSVAEAEKIAKNRVYNG; encoded by the exons ATGATAAGTGAGATGATTCTCCCtccagcatcatctctttctcctTCTGTGATAAGCTATTTGGATACGAAGCTCCATACAAAACATGATCAAGAAGCTTCATCTAGCCTGCTTCTGGAGTTAGAATCTGAGTGCAACGACTTGGACAAAACTCTTTCTGATCTTAACCGCATCCTCGAATCTCATTTATTCTCTTACGCCTCTTTCTCTTCTCAATTTGCCACTCTCCTCACTTCCGTTAGTGCCAATCTATCTGATCTTCATTATTCTACAGCACTCTCTGCCGGTGATTCCACTTTATCAG ATGGAACGGGGAGATCAGAGCTACCGGCTCTTGCCAAGGAAGTGGCCAGGGTGGAGGCTGTCCGTGTTTATGCTG AGACGGCTTTAAAATTTGACACCTTGGTTGGTGACATTGAAGATGCTGTATCATCTGTGGTGAACAGAAATCTAAGGAAACATCCATCCTCACGTAATTTAGAG AAGGATGTACGCCTCATTGCCATTAAAGCTCTAAAACAGGCAGAAGATATATTAGCTTGGCTTACTGAAGAACGCCCTCAGTGGGCACGTCTTGTATTGGCTGTTGACCACAGAGTTGATAGGGCCTTAGCCACTTTGAGACCACAAGCAATTGCAGATCACCGCTCCCTTCTTGTATCCCTTGGATGGCCACCTTCTATCTCTTCTTCTAGTACAATAGATACTGATAAAAAGAATTCAGCTGCCATCTCGAATCCATTATTTTCGATGCAAGGTGAACTTAAAAGCCAGTATTGTGAAAGTTTTCTTGCATTATGCAGTCTGCAGGAATTGCAAATACAGCGAAAATCTCGGCAACTTGAGGGGCATAATCTGGAAGTTGCTCTGTGCCAACCATTGTGGACTATTGAAGAGCTTGTGAATTCTTTGTTTATAGCATCCCAGCGCCATTTCTCAAAATGGGTTGATAAGCCGGAATTCATTTTTGCTCTTGTATATAAAATTACTCGGGATTATGTTGACACCATGGATGATTTATTGCAACCACTGGTTGATGAAGCAATGTTATTAGGATATAGTTGTAGAGAAGAATGGATCTCAGCAATGGTATCTTCTCTATCCACTTATTTGGCGAAAGAGATATTTCCTGTATATGTTGGTCAGTTGGAAGAAGATGTTGTCACTGGAATACAATCACAAGCTAGAATATCCTGGCTAAATCTTATTGACTTGATGATTTCTTTTGATAAACGAGTCCATTCTCTGATAGTGCAATCTGGAATTTTGGTCTCTCTTCAGGAAGACGGAAATATGCAGAAGCTTACTTCTTTACAAGTCTTCTGTGATCGACCTGACTGGCTTGAACTCTGGGCTGAAATAGAACTTAATGAGGTACTTGATAAATTGAAGTTAGAAGTGGAGGATGAGAGAGGTTGGTCAATGGATGTTCAAGGAGCAGCCGTTCTTTTTGGTGCAGAAGAATATAAATCTCCTGCAATATCTGGTGCTTTTCTTGATCGGTTGTCTTCTTTAATTGATCGTTGTTGGTCAATACCTAGGATATCATTAAGGTCGAGGTTTGTTAGAGTTGCAGGGGCACCTGTAATACATAAGTTTTTGGACTCTGTATCTCTCAGGTGCCAAGAAGCTGAGGGGCTGACTGCCTTGACTGATGATGCTGCTTTAATTAAAGTTACAAGGTCTGTTAATGCAGTCCGCTACTTGGAGACAGTTTTGAAAGAATGGTGTGAGGATGTCTTTTTTCTTGAGATGGGGTTGAAACAAGCGGAGTCATCTGGGATATCATTTGCAGAGAATAGTTTCAATGAAGGTTCAATGGGAGATATTGGGTGTGGTATTTTAGGTGAAGAAATTAGAAAACTTGAAGAGTTCAGAGTAGAATGGATTGAAATGTTATCAACTGTGGTATTGAGGGGTTTTGATGCTAGATGCCGAGATTATATTAAGAACAGGAAGCAATGGCAGGAAAGAAGTGAAGAAGGCTTGGTTGTATCGAGATTGTTGGTTGACGCGCTAGATTATCTGCAGGGAAAAGTATCGGTGTTGGAAGGGAGTTTAAATAAGATGGACTTTGTTGGGGTGTGGAGAAGTCTGGCAAGTGGGGTGGATAAATTGATATTCAGTGGAATTCTATTCAGCAATGCTAAGTTCTATGATGGTGGCACTGAGAGGTTTGGTAATGATTTGACAGTTCTCTTCGGTGTTTTTGGGGCCTGGTGTTTGAGACCTGAAGGCTTCTTCCCCAAAATTAGCGAGGGTCTGAGGTTACTAAAAATGGAGAAAAATCAACTTCAGGGAAGTTTAGCAGGTGGGGAAGTGTGGCTTAAAGAAAATGGGATAAGGCATTTGAGTGTTGCTGAGGCAGAAAAGATTGCTAAAAACAGGGTGTACAACGGCTGA
- the LOC135146723 gene encoding uncharacterized protein LOC135146723, with protein sequence MTAENDDNSDITLRLMDLGDIDDFMVWATDDKVSQFCTWKTCTSKEEAMTYMINSVIPHPWMRAICLKNRAIGYIMLTAFEGNDACRCEVGYVLASKYWGKGIATRALKMVASTVFCEWTHLERLDAWVDQDNLGSQRVLVKAGFQKEGVLRKYMLIKGKPRDMVVFSLLSTDPHVN encoded by the coding sequence ATGACAGCAGAAAACGATGACAATTCAGATATAACTCTCCGCTTGATGGATCTTGGTGACATAGATGATTTCATGGTGTGGGCTACAGATGATAAGGTGAGCCAGTTCTGCACATGGAAAACATGCACCTCTAAGGAAGAGGCAATGACTTATATGATCAACTCTGTCATTCCTCATCCGTGGATGAGAGCGATATGTCTTAAGAACCGCGCCATAGGTTACATTATGCTGACAGCATTTGAAGGAAATGATGCATGCAGATGTGAAGTTGGATATGTGCTAGCTTCAAAGTACTGGGGAAAAGGGATCGCCACAAGGGCACTGAAAATGGTAGCTTCAACTGTTTTTTGCGAGTGGACACATTTGGAGAGGCTTGATGCTTGGGTTGATCAAGATAATTTGGGATCACAGAGAGTGCTGGTGAAAGCTGGATTTCAGAAGGAAGGTGTTCTCAGAAAGTATATGCTGATCAAGGGAAAGCCGAGAGATATGGTTGTTTTTAGTCTCCTGTCCACTGATCCACACGTTAACTAA
- the LOC108225599 gene encoding RINT1-like protein MAG2 isoform X2, which translates to MISEMILPPASSLSPSVISYLDTKLHTKHDQEASSSLLLELESECNDLDKTLSDLNRILESHLFSYASFSSQFATLLTSVSANLSDLHYSTALSAGDSTLSDGTGRSELPALAKEVARVEAVRVYAETALKFDTLVGDIEDAVSSVVNRNLRKHPSSRNLEDVRLIAIKALKQAEDILAWLTEERPQWARLVLAVDHRVDRALATLRPQAIADHRSLLVSLGWPPSISSSSTIDTDKKNSAAISNPLFSMQGELKSQYCESFLALCSLQELQIQRKSRQLEGHNLEVALCQPLWTIEELVNSLFIASQRHFSKWVDKPEFIFALVYKITRDYVDTMDDLLQPLVDEAMLLGYSCREEWISAMVSSLSTYLAKEIFPVYVGQLEEDVVTGIQSQARISWLNLIDLMISFDKRVHSLIVQSGILVSLQEDGNMQKLTSLQVFCDRPDWLELWAEIELNEVLDKLKLEVEDERGWSMDVQGAAVLFGAEEYKSPAISGAFLDRLSSLIDRCWSIPRISLRSRFVRVAGAPVIHKFLDSVSLRCQEAEGLTALTDDAALIKVTRSVNAVRYLETVLKEWCEDVFFLEMGLKQAESSGISFAENSFNEGSMGDIGCGILGEEIRKLEEFRVEWIEMLSTVVLRGFDARCRDYIKNRKQWQERSEEGLVVSRLLVDALDYLQGKVSVLEGSLNKMDFVGVWRSLASGVDKLIFSGILFSNAKFYDGGTERFGNDLTVLFGVFGAWCLRPEGFFPKISEGLRLLKMEKNQLQGSLAGGEVWLKENGIRHLSVAEAEKIAKNRVYNG; encoded by the exons ATGATAAGTGAGATGATTCTCCCtccagcatcatctctttctcctTCTGTGATAAGCTATTTGGATACGAAGCTCCATACAAAACATGATCAAGAAGCTTCATCTAGCCTGCTTCTGGAGTTAGAATCTGAGTGCAACGACTTGGACAAAACTCTTTCTGATCTTAACCGCATCCTCGAATCTCATTTATTCTCTTACGCCTCTTTCTCTTCTCAATTTGCCACTCTCCTCACTTCCGTTAGTGCCAATCTATCTGATCTTCATTATTCTACAGCACTCTCTGCCGGTGATTCCACTTTATCAG ATGGAACGGGGAGATCAGAGCTACCGGCTCTTGCCAAGGAAGTGGCCAGGGTGGAGGCTGTCCGTGTTTATGCTG AGACGGCTTTAAAATTTGACACCTTGGTTGGTGACATTGAAGATGCTGTATCATCTGTGGTGAACAGAAATCTAAGGAAACATCCATCCTCACGTAATTTAGAG GATGTACGCCTCATTGCCATTAAAGCTCTAAAACAGGCAGAAGATATATTAGCTTGGCTTACTGAAGAACGCCCTCAGTGGGCACGTCTTGTATTGGCTGTTGACCACAGAGTTGATAGGGCCTTAGCCACTTTGAGACCACAAGCAATTGCAGATCACCGCTCCCTTCTTGTATCCCTTGGATGGCCACCTTCTATCTCTTCTTCTAGTACAATAGATACTGATAAAAAGAATTCAGCTGCCATCTCGAATCCATTATTTTCGATGCAAGGTGAACTTAAAAGCCAGTATTGTGAAAGTTTTCTTGCATTATGCAGTCTGCAGGAATTGCAAATACAGCGAAAATCTCGGCAACTTGAGGGGCATAATCTGGAAGTTGCTCTGTGCCAACCATTGTGGACTATTGAAGAGCTTGTGAATTCTTTGTTTATAGCATCCCAGCGCCATTTCTCAAAATGGGTTGATAAGCCGGAATTCATTTTTGCTCTTGTATATAAAATTACTCGGGATTATGTTGACACCATGGATGATTTATTGCAACCACTGGTTGATGAAGCAATGTTATTAGGATATAGTTGTAGAGAAGAATGGATCTCAGCAATGGTATCTTCTCTATCCACTTATTTGGCGAAAGAGATATTTCCTGTATATGTTGGTCAGTTGGAAGAAGATGTTGTCACTGGAATACAATCACAAGCTAGAATATCCTGGCTAAATCTTATTGACTTGATGATTTCTTTTGATAAACGAGTCCATTCTCTGATAGTGCAATCTGGAATTTTGGTCTCTCTTCAGGAAGACGGAAATATGCAGAAGCTTACTTCTTTACAAGTCTTCTGTGATCGACCTGACTGGCTTGAACTCTGGGCTGAAATAGAACTTAATGAGGTACTTGATAAATTGAAGTTAGAAGTGGAGGATGAGAGAGGTTGGTCAATGGATGTTCAAGGAGCAGCCGTTCTTTTTGGTGCAGAAGAATATAAATCTCCTGCAATATCTGGTGCTTTTCTTGATCGGTTGTCTTCTTTAATTGATCGTTGTTGGTCAATACCTAGGATATCATTAAGGTCGAGGTTTGTTAGAGTTGCAGGGGCACCTGTAATACATAAGTTTTTGGACTCTGTATCTCTCAGGTGCCAAGAAGCTGAGGGGCTGACTGCCTTGACTGATGATGCTGCTTTAATTAAAGTTACAAGGTCTGTTAATGCAGTCCGCTACTTGGAGACAGTTTTGAAAGAATGGTGTGAGGATGTCTTTTTTCTTGAGATGGGGTTGAAACAAGCGGAGTCATCTGGGATATCATTTGCAGAGAATAGTTTCAATGAAGGTTCAATGGGAGATATTGGGTGTGGTATTTTAGGTGAAGAAATTAGAAAACTTGAAGAGTTCAGAGTAGAATGGATTGAAATGTTATCAACTGTGGTATTGAGGGGTTTTGATGCTAGATGCCGAGATTATATTAAGAACAGGAAGCAATGGCAGGAAAGAAGTGAAGAAGGCTTGGTTGTATCGAGATTGTTGGTTGACGCGCTAGATTATCTGCAGGGAAAAGTATCGGTGTTGGAAGGGAGTTTAAATAAGATGGACTTTGTTGGGGTGTGGAGAAGTCTGGCAAGTGGGGTGGATAAATTGATATTCAGTGGAATTCTATTCAGCAATGCTAAGTTCTATGATGGTGGCACTGAGAGGTTTGGTAATGATTTGACAGTTCTCTTCGGTGTTTTTGGGGCCTGGTGTTTGAGACCTGAAGGCTTCTTCCCCAAAATTAGCGAGGGTCTGAGGTTACTAAAAATGGAGAAAAATCAACTTCAGGGAAGTTTAGCAGGTGGGGAAGTGTGGCTTAAAGAAAATGGGATAAGGCATTTGAGTGTTGCTGAGGCAGAAAAGATTGCTAAAAACAGGGTGTACAACGGCTGA
- the LOC108226508 gene encoding non-specific lipid transfer protein GPI-anchored 5 has protein sequence MSHSKVSFALAMVLVATLWTGSTAQTSDCTNTLISLSPCLNYITGNTSKPDSGCCTQLSTVVRSKPECLCQVLNGGGSSFGIQVNQTQAQTLPGVCNVQTPPLSTCNSLSPNGAPSGSPDSPTNGTPSGPGSNTTPSKDNGSSDGSSTRVAVPLLFFLVFVASYAST, from the exons ATGTCTCACTCGAAAGTAAGTTTTGCGCTTGCCATGGTCCTTGTGGCCACTCTCTGGACTGGATCTACAGCTCAAACGTCGGATTGCACCAACACGCTGATTAGCCTGTCCCCTTGCCTCAACTACATTACAGGCAACACCTCCAAGCCGGATTCAGGGTGCTGCACGCAGCTCAGCACCGTTGTCCGATCAAAGCCAGAGTGCTTGTGCCAAGTGCTTAATGGTGGTGGCTCGTCTTTCGGTATCCAAGTCAACCAAACTCAAGCTCAGACCTTGCCTGGTGTTTGCAATGTTCAAACTCCACCACTCAGTACCTGCAACA GCCTTTCTCCAAATGGCGCTCCATCAGGATCACCAGATTCTCCGACTAATGGAACACCCTCAG GCCCCGGATCCAACACGACACCATCAAAAGATAACGGCTCCTCAGATGGAAGCTCTACCAGAGTGGCAGTGCCTCTGCTCTTCTTCCTCGTCTTTGTTGCATCATATGCATCTACCTAA
- the LOC108225519 gene encoding probable RNA helicase SDE3 has protein sequence MGSIYGGDEERSVISDKGDIGFIDFDNDMSQCCYDCSTEGVTKISIPFPLVNNKPQFGYVGDTIVDKITVLNTSNDSIELHKAEIYDSKPEKSFTLSLMEPPSANSDVEYIQQYLETFSLEDRVLQPGKPLIIWLSCKPKELGLHTAAVHITTEEDTIERLVFVLAVDKVAESLAGNKKFRREIKKKQWPNLITNDVIPGSRPPKASIQYFKNKLPLYPIPDDVRELLKQRQIPELLEQGLTKQNYTSYFKHLVIMEEIKMEDDMRGYDMDHVKMKSKGSRFLTLEVPGLAEKRPSLVYGDSIFARLATVNEYDPSPTYQGFIHRVEAEVVFLNFEQGFHSRFRASNLYNVQFTYNRLNMRRLYQAIEASQRLAAEFLFPDDSLRSRVIHTNPLVPISCLLNEEQKNAVEMILGCKGGAPYVIYGPPGTGKTMTVIEAILQLYQTQKSARILVCAPSNSAADHILEKLLVQDAVRVQNRDILRLNALTRPLEDIKPDYFKFSYYDEAERLFRCPPYMTLRRYKIVISTYASSSLLYAEGIKREHFSHIFLDEAGQASEPETMVPLSNLCSRRTVVVLAGDPKQLGPVIYSKDAERYGLGKSYLERLFEFKFYDESDQNYVIKLVKNYRCHPAILHLPSNLFYQGELIACKDDDTSFSSASEDLLPNKDFPVLFFGIQGYDEREGSNPSWFNRIEASKTVEIIRHLTETKGLSDEDIGVIAPYRQQVLKIKKALEGIERSNIQVGSVEQFQGQERQVIIVSTVRSTIKHKDFDIAHCLGFLSNPRRFNVAITRARSLLIVIGNPHIVCKDPYWNKLLWHCVDNGSYKGCFLPAREDLLDKLTAEGNLDNDPWQGDCCDLGKQDGSGELSQENEWGESSQGGGWDQVNCDPPWEGGYCETQDETSQGGGWNQVNCDPPWEGEYCEAQDKTYQGGELNQVNSDPSWEGENCGARDENFLEREWVAPSQGEGWDQSTQVICDPPWNGDCEPGDKPPQEQGLGKPPQEEAGQSSQIECKEVCKDVEAGEATAEPAVTSEWSDGWSMP, from the exons ATGGGTTCAATTTATGGTGGCGATGAGGAAAGATCTGTCATATCAGACAAGGGTGATATTGGATTCATTGATTTTGATAATGACATGTCACAGTGCTGTTATGATTGTAGTACCGAAGGCGTGACTAAAATATCAATCCCATTTCCATTAGTCAATAATAAACCTCAATTTGGATACGTGGGAGATACAATTGTCGACAAAATTACTGTCCTCAACACCTCCAACGATTCAATAGAACTTCACAAAGCTGAGATCTATGATTCAAAACCTGAGAAGTCCTTCACTCTTTCACTAATGGAACCTCCTTCTGCAAATTCAGATGTTGAATATATCCAGCAATACCTGGAGACATTTTCACTGGAGGATAGAGTTCTGCAACCTGGAAAACCTCTAATCATTTGGTTGTCTTGCAAGCCTAAGGAGCTGGGCCTGCACACAGCAGCTGTGCATATTACTACTGAGGAAGATACAATCGAGCGGCTGGTATTCGTTCTTGCAGTAGACAAAGTTGCAGAGTCTTTAGCTGGAAATAAGAAATTTAGAAGAGAAATCAAGAAGAAGCAATGGCCGAATTTGATTACTAATGACGTTATTCCAGGATCGCGGCCTCCTAAagcttcaattcaatatttcaaaaataagctTCCTCTTTACCCAATACCAGATGATGTTCGAGAGCTTTTAAAACAAAGGCAGATACCGGAGCTTCTTGAACAGGGTCTGACAAAGCAGAATTATACTTCATACTTTAAGCATTTGGTGATTATGGAAGAAATTAAAATGGAG GATGACATGAGGGGTTATGACATGGACCATGTCAAAATGAAGAGTAAGGGTTCCCGATTTTTGACCCTGGAGGTCCCAGGGCTTGCTGAAAAAAGACCATCACTTGTTTATGGAGATTCTATCTTTGCTAGACTCGCGACTGTTAATGAGTATGACCCCTCTCCCACGTATCAG GGTTTCATACATCGTGTAGAGGCTGAAGTTGTGTTCTTGAACTTTGAACAAGGATTTCACTCTCGCTTTAGGGCTAGCAATCTCTACAATGTTCAATTCACATATAATAGATTAAACATGCGAAGATTGTATCAAGCCATCGAAGCTTCCCAACGTTTAGCGGCAGAATTTCTATTCCCAGATGATTCTCTTAGAAGCAGAGTGATACACACTAATCCTTTGGTGCCTATATCTTGTTTGTTAAACGAGGAGCAGAAAAATGCTGTTGAGATGATTCTTGGTTGCAAAGGAGGAGCTCCCTATGTGATATATGGTCCTCCGGGCACGGGTAAAACTATGACCGTTATAGAAGCAATCCTCCAGCTATACCAAACTCAAAAGAGTGCGAGAATTCTTGTTTGTGCACCTTCGAACAGTGCAGCAGATCATATACTAGAAAAACTCCTTGTCCAAGACGCTGTTAGAGTTCAAAACAGAGATATTTTACGGCTCAATGCCCTTACGCGTCCTCTTGAGGATATTAAGCCTGACTATTTCAAGTTCAGCTATTATGATGAAGCAGAGAGACTTTTCAGATGTCCTCCATATATGACCCTCCGGCGCTACAAGATTGTGATATCTACATATGCAAGTTCCTCACTTCTTTATGCTGAAGGAATCAAGAGAGAACACTTCTCTCATATATTTTTAGATGAGGCAGGCCAGGCTTCAGAGCCTGAAACAATGGTTCCTCTGTCCAATCTTTGCAGCAGAAGGACTGTTGTTGTTCTAGCTGGAGACCCTAAGCAACTAGGTCCTGTAATATACTCGAAAGATGCTGAAAGATATGGACTGGGAAAGTCGTACTTGGAGAGGTTATTTGAGTTCAAGTTTTATGACGAAAGTGATCAAAATTATGTCATCAAACTTGTTAAGAACTATCGGTGTCATCCAGCAATATTGCATCTTccttctaatttattttatcaaggTGAATTGATTGCTTGCAAAGATGACGATACAAGTTTTTCCTCAGCTTCAGAGGACCTCCTTCCAAACAAGGATTTTCCTGTGCTTTTCTTTGGCATCCAGGGTTATGATGAGAGGGAGGGAAGCAATCCTTCATGGTTTAATAGGATTGAAGCCAGCAAGACAGTTGAAATCATTCGGCACCTGACAGAGACAAAGGGGCTGAGCGATGAAGATATTGGTGTAATAGCACCCTATCGGCAACAAGTCCTCAAAATAAAGAAAGCACTTGAAGGTATTGAGCGGTCCAATATCCAAGTTGGCAGTGTGGAACAATTTCAAGGACAGGAGCGGCAAGTTATCATTGTATCAACCGTCCGATCGACTATAAAGCACAAAGATTTTGACATAGCCCACTGCCTAGGATTTTTGAGCAATCCTCGGAGGTTTAATGTCGCAATCACCAGGGCAAGATCGTTGCTGATAGTTATCGGGAATCCTCACATTGTTTGCAAG GATCCATACTGGAACAAGCTTCTTTGGCACTGTGTTGACAATGGTTCCTACAAAGGCTGCTTTCTTCCAGCAAGGGAGGACTTGCTTGACAAATTGACAGCCGAAGGCAATTTGGATAATGACCCTTGGCAAGGAGACTGTTGTGATCTTGGGAAACAGGATGGATCTGGCGAGCTCTCTCAGGAGAATGAATGGGGAGAATCTTCACAGGGAGGAGGATGGGATCAGGTTAATTGTGATCCTCCTTGGGAAGGAGGATATTGTGAGACCCAGGACGAGACTTCTCAGGGAGGAGGTTGGAATCAAGTTAATTGCGATCCTCCGTGGGAAGGAGAATATTGCGAGGCCCAGGACAAAACCTATCAGGGAGGAGAACTGAATCAAGTTAATAGTGATCCTTCCTGGGAAGGTGAAAATTGTGGGGCACGGGATGAAAATTTTCTGGAGAGAGAATGGGTTGCACCCTCTCAGGGTGAAGGATGGGATCAATCGACTCAAGTAATATGTGATCCACCCTGGAATGGAGATTGTGAGCCTGGGGACAAACCCCCTCAGGAACAAGGATTGGGCAAACCCCCGCAGGAGGAAGCTGGTCAATCGTCTCAAATAGAATGCAAGGAGGTCTGTAAAGATGTAGAAGCGGGTGAAGCTACGGCTGAACCAGCTGTCACATCTGAATGGTCGGATGGTTGGTCAATGCCTTGA
- the LOC135147766 gene encoding uncharacterized protein LOC135147766: MNKNAETEVTLSENLKGPDHTDGMIQKVSSKISSGCEKTTYAEKYMLFKKFIQSALDRLGVHCLKEVDLAGLWKKNEPFAELIGPYWSLRDASGLVLETILPLDRLQEQGNSLKVLMLPIFDPALSPGNVALISWKI, encoded by the exons ATGAACAAAAATGCAGAGACTGAAGTCACCTTATCTGAGAATCTGAAAG GGCCAGACCATActgatggtatgattcagaaaGTTTCTTCCAAAATTAGTTCTGGATGTGAGAAGACTACATATGCCGAGAAATATATGCTTTTCAAGAAATTTATACAGTCTGCACTTGATCGTCTTGGTGTCCATTGTTTGAAGGAAGTTGATCTGGCTGGATTATGGAAGAAAAATGAACCGTTTGCT GAACTGATAGGACCTTATTGGTCTCTGCGAGATGCTTCAGGGCTGGTACTGGAAACTATCCTGCCGCTTGATAGGCTCCAGGAGCAAGGCAATTCCTTAAAAGTACTAATGCTGCCAATCTTTGATCCTGCTTTATCTCCCGGAAACGTGGCTCTCATTTCTTGGAAAATCTGA